The Ignavibacteriota bacterium genome contains the following window.
GAGGCGGGTTTGATTCTTTTCTTGCTTCACCTCAGGCAGGAGAAAGCGGCAAAGTTATTGGTGTTGATATGACCCCTGAAATGGTCAGCAAAGCTCGAAGCAATGCCGAGAAAAGCGGGTTTTCAAATGTGGAATTCAGACTTGGTGAAATTGAGTATTTACCGGTTGCAGATAATTCGATTGATGTGATAATATCTAACTGTGTAATCAATCTCTCACCCGATAAGCAGCAAGTGTTTAATGAAGCATTTCGTGTACTAAAGTCTGGAGGCAGGCTTGCTATTTCAGATGTAGTTGCATTTGCTAAATTTCCTGATGAGGTTCGTTCAAACCTGACTCTTTACTCAAGCTGTATTTCGGGTGCTGAAGAAATTGACAAACTTGAACAAATTATTCGTAATTCAGGTTTTGAGAATATCGAAATCAAGCCAAAGGATGAAAGCAAAAAATTTATGAAAGAGTGGGCTCCGGGAACTAATCTAACTGATTTTGTTGTATCAGCCACAATTGAAGCTGTAAAACCATGATTATATTACCCTTGAAATAATAATTGAATTATAGAATGATGAGCAATAACGAAGTATAAATATCAATAAAAAAAATTACACCTAAACTAAATAGATTTTAAATTAAACAGCCTAATTATAAAAAAGCCCTCAACATAATTTGAGGGCTTTTATTATTTTAATCAACCAATGAATATCAAGCAGCCCAAGATATTTTTAACAGATAACTAAGCAAAATACCGGCTGCAACTGCAGAGCCAATAACACCTGATACGTTTGGGGCCATTGCATGCATCAATAAGTGATTATTTTTATTTTCTGCAAGACCTAATGCCTGAACAACTCTTGCACTATCCGGAACTGCTGATACACCCGCTGCACCAATCATAGGATTAAGTTTATTATCTCCCTTAAGGAATAAATTCATTAACTTAGCAAACAATACTCCGCTTGCGGTAGCAACCATGAATGATAACGCACCTAAAACGAAAATGAGTATTGACTGTGGCGTTAAGAATGTTGTAGCCTGAGTTGAAGCACCAACAGTAACACCAAGCAATATTGTTACAATATCAATCATTTGTTTACTGGCAGTATCTGCAAGTCGTTTTGTAACACCGGATTCTTTGAGTAAATTACCAAAGAAGAGCATTCCGAGAAGTGGCAATGCACCCGGCGATATGAATGTCGTCAGCAATAACCCAACAACGGGGAAGAACATTTTTTCCAACTTGGAAACTGCACGCGGCGGTTTCATTCTGATTAAACGCTCATCTTTTGAAGTCAGAAGTTGAATAATCGGCGGTTGAATAACTGGCACAAGAGCCATATATGAATAAGCAGCAATTGCAATCGCACCGATAAGTTCGGGAGCGAGCCTCGAAGCAAGAAATATCGCAGTAGGACCATCAGCTCCACCGATGATACCGATAGCGGCTGATTGTTCGAGAGAAAAACCCATTGTAAGTGCAGCTAAAAATGTTATAAATATACCAACCTGAGCAGCAGCACCCAAAAGCATCAGCTTTGGATTTGACAATAGGGTTGAAAAGTCCGTCATAGCACCGATACCGAGGAAAATTAAGGGTGGATAAATACCCTGAAGTACACCAAAATACAGGTAATTCATAACACTGCCGGACTCATAAATTCCAAGCTGCAAACCAACACCTTCCATAAAAGGTATATTACCAATTAAAATACCAAATCCGATAGGAACAAGCAATAGTGGTTCGTAGTCTTTTTTTATAGCTAAATAAATAAAGATTATACCAACAGAAATCATTATCAAATGTCCCCAGGTTACGTTTGCAAAGCCCGAGAACTCAAGAAAATGCATCAAACCTTCCATGATTAATTGCCCCCTATCTCAACCAGAACATCTCCTTCGAGTACTGAATCGTTCACATTAACCTTAATAGCAGAAATAACTCCATCTATGTCAGCTTTTATGTCATTTTCCATTTTCATCGCTTCCATGATCAGAATAGTATCTCCGACTTTAACTGTATCCCCAACCCTTCTCTTAATTTCAAGAATTGTACCTGGTAAGGGTGACTTTATTGACATAGTCGTTGAAGCTGTCGGTACGTTTGTTTTTTGTCCGGGATTATTGTTGGGAGTAGTGATTGAACGAACAAGTTTTGGAGTTTTTATAATAGGCTTATCTAATTTTATGTCAACTTGATAAACTGTACCATTTACTTCAACTTCCGCAACATTATCCTCTATGTCTCTAACTTCGACATCATAGTCGTTCCCGCGAATAGCAAATTTAAATCTTTTCATTTTTTTTCCTGATTGATATTTTTATACATGTTTTCTGATATTGTAAATTTTCGAACTCCATGGAGCATAAGGTCGAGGAACTCTATCTATTGTCAGAATAGCACTTTCCTGGTCGTGTACCTGTGCGAAATACAAGTGAAGCGCCATGCTGATAGCAGCATTGATTTCACCTGAAACATCTTCCTGATTTGCAGAAGATACTGCCACTTTTTCAGAAGGGCGTACATTTCTAAGTTGTATTTTTTTTATTACTTTAGCTGTGCCTGCAACTGCAAATGCTGTAATCGTCAATACAGCAAAAACAATCACAATCCCTACAACCGACATTACTGTAGCATCGTCCATGTACTGATTTTGCAAATCGAAAGTGATACTATTCAGACTTTTAACACCCGCATCCGATAATCCCGCGATTAGTTTTGTCATACCATTTAAAATTTCGTATGTCATCATCATATCTCCTTATAATGGTATGTTGTCATGTTTTTTGAGTGGATTGTTATCCTTCTTAGAAGCGAGCATCTGTAAAGCACGAATAATTCTAAATCTTGAATTTCTTGGCTCTATAACATCATCAATATACCCATATTTTGCGGCAACATAAGGATTTGCGAATTTATCTTTATACTCCTGTTCTTTTTCAGCAAAATATTTTGCTCTGTCATTCGGATCAGCAAATTCAGCAAGTTCTTTACTATATAATACTTCTATTGCACCTTTTGGTCCCATTACTGCGATTTCTGCTGTGGGCCAGGCGTAGTTTATATCACCGCGTAAATGCTTTGAACTCATTACATCATAAGCACCGCCATAAGCTTTTCTCAAAATGACAGTTACCTTAGGTACTGTTGCTTCTCCGTAAGCAAATAACAGCTTAGCACCGTGAATAATGATGCCGCCGTATTCTTGTGCTGTACCCGGCAAGAATCCGGGAACATCTACAAGAGTAAGAATTGGAATGTTGAAAGCATCTGTTAATCTTACAAATCTTGCCGCTTTACGTGAAGCATTAATATCAAGTACACCTGCAAGATAGTTTGGCTGATTAGCTACAATACCAACCGGCATTCCATTGAATTTCGCATAACCTGTAACAACATTCTGGGCATAATTTCTTTGAATTTCTAAAAATTCGTCATCGTCAACTATTGAGTGAATGACATCCTTCACGTCGTAAGGTTTGTTCGGATTATCAGGAATAATATAATTTAATTTATCTTCTAATCTGTCAATTGGGTCAGAGCAGGAGTAAATAGGCGGGTCTTCCATATTGTTTTGTGGAAAGAAGCTCAATATTTTGCGAATAAGCAATAATCCTTCTTCCTCATTCTCTGCCACAAAGTGATTAACACCTGATTTAGTTGCATGAACGTGTGCGCCGCCAAGCTGCTCAACTGTTACATCTTCATTTGTTACTGTCTTAACAACTTTTGGACCGGTTACGAACATATAGCTCGTACCTTTTGTCATGATTGTGAAATCTGTTAATGCCGGCGAATAAACAGCACCACCTGCACAAGGACCGAAAATTGCAGAAATTTGAGGAACAACACCCGATGCCATAATATTACGTTGAAAAATATCAGCATACCCACCGAGTGATTTCACACCTTCCTGAATTCTCGCTCCACCACTGTC
Protein-coding sequences here:
- a CDS encoding arsenite methyltransferase, with translation MNTYNNDNIKNKVREDYSKVALLNTLDSSSGCCGSPILVNSELSLNMGYKNSDLKAVPDGSNMGLGCGNPQAIASIKSGEYVLDLGSGGGFDSFLASPQAGESGKVIGVDMTPEMVSKARSNAEKSGFSNVEFRLGEIEYLPVADNSIDVIISNCVINLSPDKQQVFNEAFRVLKSGGRLAISDVVAFAKFPDEVRSNLTLYSSCISGAEEIDKLEQIIRNSGFENIEIKPKDESKKFMKEWAPGTNLTDFVVSATIEAVKP
- a CDS encoding sodium ion-translocating decarboxylase subunit beta, with translation MEGLMHFLEFSGFANVTWGHLIMISVGIIFIYLAIKKDYEPLLLVPIGFGILIGNIPFMEGVGLQLGIYESGSVMNYLYFGVLQGIYPPLIFLGIGAMTDFSTLLSNPKLMLLGAAAQVGIFITFLAALTMGFSLEQSAAIGIIGGADGPTAIFLASRLAPELIGAIAIAAYSYMALVPVIQPPIIQLLTSKDERLIRMKPPRAVSKLEKMFFPVVGLLLTTFISPGALPLLGMLFFGNLLKESGVTKRLADTASKQMIDIVTILLGVTVGASTQATTFLTPQSILIFVLGALSFMVATASGVLFAKLMNLFLKGDNKLNPMIGAAGVSAVPDSARVVQALGLAENKNNHLLMHAMAPNVSGVIGSAVAAGILLSYLLKISWAA
- a CDS encoding acetyl-CoA carboxylase biotin carboxyl carrier protein subunit; its protein translation is MKRFKFAIRGNDYDVEVRDIEDNVAEVEVNGTVYQVDIKLDKPIIKTPKLVRSITTPNNNPGQKTNVPTASTTMSIKSPLPGTILEIKRRVGDTVKVGDTILIMEAMKMENDIKADIDGVISAIKVNVNDSVLEGDVLVEIGGN
- a CDS encoding OadG family protein — translated: MTYEILNGMTKLIAGLSDAGVKSLNSITFDLQNQYMDDATVMSVVGIVIVFAVLTITAFAVAGTAKVIKKIQLRNVRPSEKVAVSSANQEDVSGEINAAISMALHLYFAQVHDQESAILTIDRVPRPYAPWSSKIYNIRKHV
- a CDS encoding acyl-CoA carboxylase subunit beta — encoded protein: MAMIEEKIKELMKMRETARLGGGEKRIEAQHKKGKYTARERISMLLDEGSFEEFDMFVTHRTRDFGLEGTEVLSDGVVTGYGTIDGRLVFVFSQDFTVFGGSLSEMYAQKICKVMDKAMKVGAPIIGINDSGGARIQEGVKSLGGYADIFQRNIMASGVVPQISAIFGPCAGGAVYSPALTDFTIMTKGTSYMFVTGPKVVKTVTNEDVTVEQLGGAHVHATKSGVNHFVAENEEEGLLLIRKILSFFPQNNMEDPPIYSCSDPIDRLEDKLNYIIPDNPNKPYDVKDVIHSIVDDDEFLEIQRNYAQNVVTGYAKFNGMPVGIVANQPNYLAGVLDINASRKAARFVRLTDAFNIPILTLVDVPGFLPGTAQEYGGIIIHGAKLLFAYGEATVPKVTVILRKAYGGAYDVMSSKHLRGDINYAWPTAEIAVMGPKGAIEVLYSKELAEFADPNDRAKYFAEKEQEYKDKFANPYVAAKYGYIDDVIEPRNSRFRIIRALQMLASKKDNNPLKKHDNIPL